In Sceloporus undulatus isolate JIND9_A2432 ecotype Alabama chromosome 7, SceUnd_v1.1, whole genome shotgun sequence, one DNA window encodes the following:
- the TNC gene encoding tenascin isoform X1 produces the protein MGLPTWALALVAVSLFHQHVSGGLIKRIIRQKRETGVNVTLPEDNQPVVFNHVYNINVPMGSLCSVDLDPASGDSELKTQTEPSKHYQEHTLNEENQIVFTHRINIPRRACGCAAAPDIKDLLSRLEELEGLVSSLRDQCGSGAGCCPQTAEGLIDAKPYCSGRGNYSNDICGCICEPGWKGPNCSEAECPRNCNNRGRCVNGKCICDEGYTRDDCGERTCPGDCNDQGKCVDGQCVCFDGYAGEDCSLEICLVPCSEHGKCVNGQCICDEGFSGADCSHPLCLNNCNNRGRCVEEECVCDEGYTGEDCSELICPNDCYDRGRCINGTCYCEMGFTGEDCGDIACPNNCHGNGRCDNGVCVCYEGFTGDDCSDRRCPKDCNKRGRCVNGQCVCSEGFLGPDCSQVRCPKDCNNQGRCVNGQCVCDESFMGEDCSELRCRNDCNHRGRCINGHCECDEGFMGDDCGELKCPNDCHNRGRCINGQCVCDEGFIGEDCGERRCPNDCHNRGRCVDGRCICDEAFIGIDCGELRCPNDCNNHGRCINGQCVCDEGYTGEDCAERTCPNDCNRRGLCIDGVCMCNQGFLGVDCGELACVNNCNDRGRCVNGQCVCDEGFTGVDCSQRQCPRDCNNRGQCVNGVCVCDEGYQGIDCSERSCPNNCNDLGRCINGRCVCDEGYIGDDCSDVSPPKDLKVIDVTDKTVNLEWKNENVVTEYLITYIPTGIGGLEMQFQVPGNTTSTTIRELEPGVEYFIRVFAILKNKKSIPISARVATYLPAPDGLKFKSVKETSVEVEWDPLDIPFSGWEIVFNSLKEEDNGGIRSSLERPRTSYLQPGLAPGQQYNVSLYVVKNQTRGPGLSRVVTTRLDAPSQIEAKDVTDTTALITWFKPLAEIDGVELTFGPKNAPGDRTSIDLSDDESQYSIGNLKPHTEYEVTLVSRRGDMESDPVTETFVTDLDAPRNLKRLSQTDSTITLEWKNSQAMPEIYRIKYAPISGGDHLEVTVPRSDQATTKATLTGLRPGTEYGIGVTAVKEDKESGPATINAGTDLDSPKDLEVTDPTETTLTLRWKRPLAKIDRYRLSYLTPSGRRNEIEIPADSTSHILRSLDAGIEYTINLVAEKGRHKSKPSTVTGTTEEEPELGNLSVSKVHWDGFQLTWTAADGAYETFVIQVRESNLPEDARNLTVPGGLRSVDLSGLLPNTLYTISLYGVTQGYRTKPLLVESTTAKKPDVGDLTISDITPESFNLSWTTTNGDFEMFTIEIIDSNRLLEPKVFNVSGHLRTTHISGLSPKTDFIIYLYGMTRGFRSQTLNAAATTVAEPLLSELTVSNVTSDGLFLTWKAQDFAFDHFLLEVRNVKNQSLDSQMHTVPGDIRNIVLSSLRPSSSYNLQLHGLVDGQSSQTLTVLATTEVDPQLGMLTLTNAKVNTFNLSWTARDEPLAKLAVNVRDSYLPLEHLKLSESEEAPETLISGSVDYTDYDINIQGTTTDGGQSDPLVSLVMTESLPTLENLTVSNINPYGFTVSWMASEHAFDSFLVVVVDSGKLLDPQEFLLPGTQRQLPLRGLITGIGYEVMLYGFARGRQTRPLSVVAFTEAEPEVDNLLVSDATPNGFRLSWTADDGAFDSFVLKIRDANRLSDPLELIVPGHERTQDITGLKEGTEYYIDLYGVTSGRRSQPVNTIAMTALGSPKEITFSDITENSAVVSWTLPRTRVDSYRITYVPVTGGLPSSVSVDGSRIRTKLVKLVPGVEYIVSIVSLKGFEESEPVSGSLTTALDSPSGLKAVNITESEALAVWQPAIAAVDEYVISYITEGVPETTQSVSGNTVEYDLIGLRPASEYTLRIYAIKGPQKSRIISTKFTTALDAPRDLTATDVQSETALLKWKPPRAPVTGYLLIYESIDGKVKEVILGPESTSYSLSDLSPSTQYIVKLQALNLNLRSKIIQSVFTTTGLLYPYPRDCSQALLNGETASGLYTIYLNGDQSQPAEVYCDMSSDGGGWIVFLRRQDGAEDFYRNWRTYEAGFGDPKGEFWMGLDKLHKITSQGQYELRVDLRDHGETAYALYDKFTVGDARTRYRLKVDGYSGTAGDSMSYHNGRSFSTFDKDNDSAITNCALSYKGAFWYKNCHRVNLMGRYGDNSHSQGVNWFHWKGHEYSIQFAEMKLRPYSFRNLEGRRKRA, from the exons ATGGGCCTCCCAACTTGGGCTTTGGCTTTGGTGGCCGTGTCTTTGTTCCATCAACATGTTAGCGGTGGACTCATCAAGAGGATCATCCGGCAGAAACGGGAAACCGGAGTCAACGTCACATTGCCAGAGGACAACCAGCCAGTGGTCTTCAACCACGTCTACAACATTAACGTCCCCATGGGTTCTCTCTGCTCTGTGGACTTGGACCCAGCAAGCGGCGACTCAGAACTTAAGACTCAGACTGAGCCGAGCAAACACTATCAGGAGCATACGTTGAATGAGGAAAACCAGATCGTCTTCACACACAGGATAAACATCCCTCGGCGGGCGTGTGGTTGTGCAGCAGCTCCCGATATCAAGGATCTCTTAAGCAGGCTTGAAGAACTGGAAGGACTGGTATCTTCTCTGCGGGACCAGTGTGGCAGCGGGGCTGGATGCTGCCCACAGACAGCTGAGG GTCTCATTGATGCCAAACCCTACTGCAGCGGTCGGGGAAACTACAGCAATGATATCTGTGGTTGCATCTGTGAACCAGGTTGGAAAGGACCCAACTGCTCTGAAGCAGAATGCCCCAGGAATTGCAACAACAGGGGGCGTTGTGTCAACGGCAAGTGCATTTGTGATGAAGGCTACACCAGGGATGACTGTGGGGAGAGGACATGTCCGGGGGATTGCAATGACCAAGGGAAATGTGTTGATGGACAGTGTGTGTGCTTTGACGGCTACGCCGGCGAAGACTGTAGCCTGGAGATCTGTCTGGTGCCCTGCAGCGAGCATGGAAAATGTGTGAATGGACAGTGTATCTGCGACGAAGGCTTCAGTGGGGCAGACTGCAGCCATCCACTGTGCCTCAACAATTGCAATAACCGAGGACGCTGTGTGGAAGAGGAGTGTGTGTGCGACGAAGGCTATACTGGCGAGGACTGCAGTGAACTCATTTGCCCCAATGACTGTTATGACCGGGGACGGTGCATCAATGGGACTTGCTATTGCGAAATGGGATTCACTGGAGAAGACTGTGGGGACATTGCCTGTCCCaacaactgccatggcaatggcCGCTGCGACAACGGGGTGTGTGTCTGCTATGAAGGCTTCACTGGGGATGACTGTAGTGATCGGCGGTGCCCCAAGGATTGCAACAAGCGTGGCCGTTGTGTTAATGGGCAATGCGTCTGCAGCGAAGGGTTCTTGGGCCCCGATTGTAGCCAAGTGAGGTGCCCCAAGGACTGCAACAACCAGGGACGTTGTGTCAATGGCCAATGTGTGTGCGATGAAAGCTTCATGGGGGAGGACTGCAGCGAACTAAGGTGCCGGAATGACTGTAACCACCGGGGTCGCTGTATCAATGGGCACTGCGAGTGCGATGAGGGCTTCATGGGGGATGATTGCGGTGAGCTGAAGTGCCCCAATGACTGCCACAACCGAGGGCGATGCATCAATGGGCAATGTGTGTGTGATGAGGGTTTTATTGGAGAGGACTGTGGGGAGCGGCGATGTCCCAATGACTGCCACAACCGGGGACGCTGCGTGGATGGCAGATGCATATGTGACGAAGCCTTCATTGGCATTGACTGTGGTGAACTAAGGTGCCCTAATGACTGCAACAACCATGGACGTTGTATCAATggccagtgtgtgtgtgatgaggGTTACACAGGTGAAGACTGTGCAGAACGGACCTGTCCCAATGACTGCAACCGGCGTGGCTTGTGCATTGATGGCGTGTGCATGTGCAACCAAGGCTTCTTGGGTGTTGACTGTGGAGAACTGGCATGTGTCAACAACTGCAATGACCGAGGCCGTTGTGTGAATGGGCAATGTGTGTGCGATGAAGGCTTCACCGGGGTGGATTGTAGCCAACGGCAGTGTCCCCGAGACTGCAACAACCGTGGGCAGTGTGTCAATGGGGTATGTGTGTGCGATGAGGGATACCAAGGGATTGACTGCAGTGAACGGTCTTGCCCCAACAACTGCAATGATCTGGGTCGATGCATCAATGGACGCTGTGTCTGCGATGAAGGCTACATAGGGGATGATTGCTCTGATG TATCTCCTCCAAAGGATCTGAAAGTTATCGATGTGACAGATAAGACCGTCAACTTGGAATGGAAGAATGAAAATGTTGTTACCGAATACCTCATCACATACATCCCTACCGGCATCGGTGGCTTAGAGATGCAGTTTCAGGTACCTGGAAATACAACATCGACCACTATCAGGGAGCTGGAACCTGGTGTGGAATACTTCATCCGTGTCTTTGCCATCCTGAAGAATAAGAAGAGCATCCCAATCAGCGCCCGGGTTGCCACTT ATTTGCCTGCTCCTGATGGCTTGAAGTTCAAATCTGTCAAGGAGACATCAGTAGAAGTGGAGTGGGACCCCTTGGACATCCCATTCAGCGGGTGGGAGATTGTCTTCAACAGCTTG AAAGAAGAAGACAACGGAGGAATAAGAAGCAGCTTAGAAAGGCCACGGACATCCTACTTGCAACCAGGCTTGGCTCCAGGACAACAATATAATGTGTCACTTTACGTGGTGAAGAATCAAACCAGAGGACCTGGTCTCTCCAGAGTAGTGACAACAA GGCTGGATGCTCCCAGCCAGATCGAAGCAAAGGATGTGACCGACACCACCGCCTTGATCACTTGGTTTAAACCCTTGGCTGAGATTGATGGTGTGGAGTTGACTTTTGGGCCCAAGAATGCTCCAGGGGACCGAACATCGATTGACCTCTCCGATGACGAAAGCCAGTACTCCATTGGTAATCTGAAGCCACACACAGAATATGAAGTGACGCTAGTGTCCCGACGAGGGGACATGGAGAGCGATCCTGTGACAGAAACCTTTGTCACAG ATCTGGATGCTCCAAGAAATCTGAAACGCCTCTCTCAGACCGACAGCACCATCACCCTTGAATGGAAGAACAGCCAAGCAATGCCCGAAATATACAGGATCAAATATGCCCCCATTTCTGGGGGAGATCATCTTGAGGTCACTGTGCCCAGAAGCGACCAAGCcaccaccaaagccacacttaCAG gtTTGAGGCCCGGAACAGAATATGGCATTGGGGTGACAGCTGTGAAAGAGGACAAGGAAAGTGGTCCAGCCACCATTAATGCTGGAACTG ATCTAGACAGCCCCAAGGATTTGGAGGTCACCGACCCTACCGAAACTACCCTCACCTTGCGTTGGAAGCGGCCCTTGGCCAAAATTGACCGCTATCGTCTTAGTTACCTGACTCCTTCTGGGAGGAGGAACGAAATAGAGATCCCTGCCGATAGCACATCTCACATCCTAAGGTCCCTGGATGCTGGGATAGAGTACACCATCAACCTTGTGGCCGAGAAAGGAAGGCACAAGAGCAAACCTTCAACAGTGACCGGTACTACTG AGGAGGAACCTGAGCTGGGGAATTTATCAGTCTCCAAAGTTCACTGGGATGGATTCCAGCTCACCTGGACCGCTGCGGATGGGGCCTATGAGACCTTTGTTATTCAGGTGCGGGAGTCTAACCTGCCAGAAGATGCAAGGAATCTCACCGTTCCAGGTGGCTTACGGTCTGTGGATCTCAGTGGCCTCCTGCCAAACACTCTCTACACCATCAGCCTTTATGGTGTCACTCAGGGCTACAGAACCAAACCCCTCTTGGTTGAGTCTACCACAG CCAAAAAACCAGACGTCGGTGATCTAACCATTTCGGACATTACCCCTGAGAGCTTCAACCTTTCCTGGACGACCACCAATGGAGACTTCGAGATGTTTACAATTGAGATTATTGATTCTAACAGGTTGCTGGAACCCAAGGTGTTCAATGTCTCTGGACATTTAAGGACTACACATATCTCAGGGCTGTCCCCCAAAACCGATTTCATTATCTACCTCTATGGAATGACTCGTGGTTTCCGATCTCAGACACTAAATGCTGCAGCAACTACAG TAGCTGAACCACTGCTTAGCGAGCTGACAGTTTCAAATGTCACCTCTGATGGACTCTTCCTCACTTGGAAAGCACAGGACTTTGCCTTTGACCATTTTCTCTTAGAGGTTAGAAACGTCAAGAACCAGTCTCTGGACTCCCAGATGCACACAGTGCCAGGGGACATCCGGAACATTGTTCTCTCCAGTCTAAGACCAAGCTCTAGTTATAATCTCCAGCTTCATGGCCTGGTTGATGGGCAAAGTAGCCAGACCTTGACAGTTCTGGCTACCACAG aggTCGACCCACAGCTGGGCATGCTCACACTCACAAATGCTAAAGTCAACACCTTCAACCTCTCCTGGACTGCAAGGGATGAGCCTCTTGCCAAGTTGGCTGTAAATGTTAGAGATTCCTATCTGCCTCTGGAGCATCTAAAACTTTCTGAGTCAGAAGAAGCTCCCGAAACGCTCATCTCAGGCTCAGTAGATTATACTGACTATGACATTAACATTCAGGGCACAACCACAGATGGGGGGCAATCTGATCCCCTCGTCTCTCTGGTGATGACAG AGTCTTTGCCCACACTGGAAAACCTCACTGTCTCAAATATTAACCCATACGGATTTACAGTCTCCTGGATGGCATCAGAGCATGCCTTTGACAGCTTTCTAGTAGTCGTGGTGGATTCTGGCAAACTGCTGGACCCCCAGGAGTTCCTCCTTCCAGGAACTCAACGTCAGCTGCCTCTTAGAGGTCTCATTACTGGCATTGGCTATGAGGTTATGCTTTATGGCTTTGCCCGCGGTCGCCAAACAAGACCTTTAAGCGTTGTTGCTTTCACAG AAGCAGAACCAGAAGTGGACAACCTGCTGGTGTCCGACGCAACCCCCAATGGTTTCCGTCTCTCTTGGACAGCAGACGATGGTGCTTTTGACAGTTTTGTTCTTAAAATCAGGGATGCCAACAGGCTCTCGGACCCTCTGGAGCTCATTGTACCAGGCCATGAGCGCACACAAGATATAACAGGGTTGAAAGAAGGCACTGAATATTACATTGATCTCTACGGAGTAACCAGTGGACGGCGTTCCCAACCTGTAAATACAATAGCTATGACAG CTCTGGGATCGCCCAAGGAAATCACCTTCTCGGATATTACCGAAAACTCGGCAGTGGTCAGCTGGACACTCCCGCGGACCCGTGTGGACAGTTACCGGATCACCTATGTACCCGTGACGGGAG GTCTTCCCAGTTCCGTGTCTGTAGATGGAAGTAGAATCAGGACCAAACTGGTCAAACTGGTTCCTGGTGTGGAGTACATTGTCAGCATTGTCTCCCTCAAAGGATTTGAGGAAAGTGAGCCTGTTTCTGGATCTTTGACCACAG cTTTGGATAGTCCATCGGGACTAAAGGCTGTGAACATAACTGAATCTGAAGCACTGGCTGTGTGGCAACCGGCGATCGCTGCAGTAGATGAATACGTGATTTCTTACATCACCGAAGGTG tGCCAGAAACAACTCAGAGCGTCTCAGGAAACACGGTGGAATACGATCTCATTGGCCTCCGTCCAGCCTCTGAGTATACACTCAGGATCTATGCCATTAAAGGACCACAGAAAAGTAGAATCATCTCCACCAAATTCACCACAG CCCTTGATGCACCAAGGGACTTGACCGCCACAGATGTGCAGTCCGAAACAGCGCTGCTCAAATGGAAGCCTCCCCGCGCTCCTGTCACAGGTTACCTCCTCATCTATGAATCCATTGATGGCAAGGTCAAG GAAGTGATCCTGGGACCTGAGTCGACTTCCTACAGCTTGTCAGACCTAAGTCCATCTACCCAGTACATTGTGAAGTTGCAGGCACTAAACCTGAACCTGAGAAGCAAGATCATCCAGTCGGTTTTCACCACAA CTGGACTCCTGTATCCTTACCCCAGGGATTGCTCCCAAGCTTTGCTGAATGGAGAAACAGCCTCTGGCCTTTACACAATTTACTTAAATGGTGACCAGTCCCAGCCAGCAGAAGTCTACTGTGACATGTCTTCTGATGGAGGTGGATGGATT GTGTTTTTAAGAAGGCAGGATGGAGCAGAAGATTTCTATAGGAACTGGAGGACTTACGAGGCTGGATTTGGTGACCCCAAGGGTGAATTCTGGATGG GTCTGGATAAGCTTCACAAAATCACTTCCCAGGGCCAGTACGAACTGCGTGTGGATCTGCGGGATCACGGAGAAACCGCTTATGCCCTCTATGACAAATTCACTGTGGGAGATGCCCGCACTCGCTACCGGCTGAAAGTTGACGGATACAGCGGCACAGCAG GTGATTCCATGTCTTACCACAATGGAAGGTCCTTTTCTACCTTTGACAAGGACAACGATTCAGCCATCACGAACTGCGCTTTATCGTATAAAGGAGCTTTCTGGTATAAGAACTGCCACCGAGTCAACCTGATGGGTAGATATGGGGACAACAGCCACAGTCAG GGTGTCAACTGGTTCCACTGGAAAGGCCACGAATACTCCATCCAATTTGCCGAGATGAAACTGAGACCCTACAGCTTCCGCAACCTGGAAGGGAGACGGAAAAGAGCATAG